The genomic region actgaattgggctcggtggcccattaacccgtttttggcccattaagcccaaatatatcgaagtgcacgaaattgcgcactctgcaatcataccgctTTAGATTACCAAACCTAGCAAACAACCATCTCATGAGTGCTCGCACGCTCGTAAGTTCAAAAAATGCTGGCTttccggcatttcggcttttcagcttttgccgatctagtctatgagtgggtgtcgtttacacacctgtttgcgacgaaacGCTGACGAGTTCcatacacgaactgcctacaatcaattactagtacgttaactatgaatccatagcAATTTATCTGCAAAACTCCTTACCAAAAATCGACcattaacactttaggcactagtgttcttacctttgccgaaaaaatggactagatctaattctggtttttccaaatatccaagccctcgattagtagcctttaatccacactataGGAAAACAAATCAGATATCACCACTAAACCCTTTGAGTACAATCAacaggcaccctttgcatataggggtttttcggcttttaccttaaTTCATGAATAACGAAAGAAAGATTTGAGCGTTTACCTATATTGTTATGACACTACTCCCAATCGATTGTAGATTCAACCACCGCACAAGAAAGGAAAATACTCAACCAAGGGTTCGGCCTTTGCAGTACCTCAAAGTAGTAAGATTTTGgttttgaaagaaaagaggttTGGCTTCAATGGAAATTCGGCTAACCAGTTTTGTTGAGAATTatgagagaaaagaagaagaatatgaaGGGTTTAGGTTAGGCAAAAAGATAGGATGAGAATCAGAAAGAggagaaataaaagagaagaggggaagagatgagagaaggaaagaaaagaatagaaaatagaagaaggaaaaaaaatgaatCCTAAAGGCCAAAATATACGGTATTTGATATAGCTATGGCCGAAAGAGTGTCTTACGCATAGGAATTCTTTCCCAATTTCAATTCCCGAATTTCCTTGATTGTTGGCCTCATCCAATGTttaaatttcattcaaactcctagCCAATCGAGCCCACCGTTTCCACCGCTTCAGCATACTGCCAAGAGTCCTGATCAGACCCCAATTCCTTCCCCACGCATGCAGCAAAAATCCCAAACCTTGCGTGCACGAACTGTagctcgaaccccagacctctgTCCGCCTTGCGCCCACGCCCGTGCTACTGGCCACTGCACCAGGCTTCCTTCCTTACTAATATAAGGTCACAGTTAATtttaaaccttacctgctgaagCTCCAGTCCgcttaaaaataaaagagaattttGCCTTCCACGCGACCTTCTAACCCCACACACACGTTGCTTGCCACTGCACCGAAGTTCCTTTCATGACATAATCCTTTCACATTTAATTTTAACCTTTACCCGCTTCAGTTCTGGcttgctaaaaataaaacaaaattcaccTTCCCCCTGGAATCGAACCCATAACCTCTTGGCAGGACTAGCACGCTGCTACCATTGTGCCACAGACGCTCCTTGTGTTAAATTATACTTGCAACCCCTCTTAACCCTTATTCCAATCGCGATCTGCATACTAAAAAAAAACTCCTAAATTGCGCGCcccgtgccttgaacccaggcacctcctagccttcctagcgtgcttagccactaggccaggtgctcctttatgctaaaactcagcccaaattattaataaggcctactacCCAGATTTCCTTAAGAAaccaaatttaagaattttgtaGGCCGAACCCCTAGACTTTTTCCCACACTATAAGCCCTTCGttacttatttaattactaataataataattttataaatatatctaataataaaatttcaaataatacaagaaataataaaaattttcaaagatatatacaataatatttttctaataataataatttatctcttaatactaattaaaatttcgtaaaaatttaaaatatcgtaataataaatatagtaaaaattttctagtagtaatttaattcaaattttttttcttaaacgataatatttaaaacttcttaattattcaagttttcttctatccgaatcccaaacttaaagcccaactcttctaggcccaatttttggggcgttacaactctatccccctAAAAAAaaattcgtcctcgaaatttccaactatcaactaactgtattactcaagtcaaaccactatgcttctgcTGTGCACTCTAGCTCTAATTGTAAATTAAGTTATTAATACACCATGAGAGAAGTACGTACCAGCATCTGCTTTCAGAGCGTCTCCATTCTCACAATGACATCTTCAGATAGACCAAAGTGGTCATCTCGCCTCAAAGATGTCCCATACCCCTATctggtgctccacgaccacgACCTATTCCATTGCTACTGACCTTTTGTCACTCGACCACCTCATGGCCATGTATATTACCCGTACCAGTAGTTTGTCCATAATCTAGTCTCCAAAAACACTCTCTAAAACGATGCTCCATCGATCCGCATCTTAAACAGGCTCCAATCCTTTTCCAGCATTCGCCATAATGGCTTTTCTCGTAATCAACACAAGGTTGTAATCTAATAGCAGCAACAGGGGCTTCAGCTCGGACCGGCCCATCTGCCCTGGCACTTTACCTGTGCCTTTGATCAAAATTGGAGGGCTTTAAATCTATTTTGTTTCTACTCCTTGTCTTTTCCCAGCTCTGGCACTCAGCGCGCTTCACATCCTCAGCTATTTTAGCTTTCTCTACTAATGCCgcaaaatctcgctctctctgtggAGCTATTAATACCCGTAGACTATCCCGGAGGTCATTCTCGAACCGAACACAACGTTCGTACTCTGTTGCTACTATTCTATGGGCATATTGGCTAAGTCGCAAAAAATCTGTCTCATACTCAGCCATAGACCGATCCCCTTGAGTTAAGTTTAAGAATTCCTTCCTCCGGGCATCTACATAGCTTGCCCCAACATACTTCCCTTGAAATGCAGAtttaaagaattcccaagtaatccGCTCGAGTTGGGTACCATCTTTCacagtcaaccaccactggtaagcttcctCCCTAAGTAGTGATATCgcccctttcagcttttgttcagCCGTGCAATCCAGGTCATCCATTATTCTCTCcgtggcttccaaccagtactcagccacattcaaGGCTACTCCAGAAATGCCCTTAAAAACTTCCGCTCCATTCGATCGGAGATGTTCCAAAACTGACCCACGGCTTCCGGTACCAGTGTTGGGTCTAGCGACCCTCTCCAGAATACgaagcatggcttgggacagtgcgtcatcccTAGCCATACGATCATACGGTCTTGTCCCACTATCTGTCATAGGCGATGCCGGTGTCTTACTAGCGTCCACCACAGGTATAGTATCAGAGGCAAGGGACTCAGCTtgagcccctctacggcctctaccacggcccctagtaccccgtccacgagtaccacgtgtgctcatTATATTTATCGAATTATCTGTATTAAGAGTTTTATgcacagataga from Gossypium arboreum isolate Shixiya-1 chromosome 1, ASM2569848v2, whole genome shotgun sequence harbors:
- the LOC108481154 gene encoding uncharacterized protein LOC108481154, which gives rise to MTDSGTRPYDRMARDDALSQAMLRILERVARPNTGTGSRGSVLEHLRSNGAEVFKGISGVALNVAEYWLEATERIMDDLDCTAEQKLKGAISLLREEAYQWWLTVKDGTQLERITWEFFKSAFQGKYVGASYVDARRKEFLNLTQGDRSMAEYETDFLRLSQYAHRIVATEYERCVRFENDLRDSLRVLIAPQRERDFAALVEKAKIAEDVKRAECQSWEKTRSRNKIDLKPSNFDQRHRKAIMANAGKGLEPV